One Mycolicibacterium fortuitum subsp. fortuitum genomic window carries:
- a CDS encoding ABC transporter permease, translating into MHVSGGSVSHRHPAQRHSRERPSRLSPVAYLATTGRILRQLAADHRSVAMILLVPSLIITLMYFMFQNAPHAPGQPTPFNNACLIMLGVFPLIVMFLITSITMQRERVSGTLERILTTPLRRFDLLAAYGTAFSIAAAAQATLACIVSFWFLGLHTEGSPVLVFLIAIINAVLGVGLGLLCSAFARTEFQAVQFMPMVIAPQLLLCGIIVPRAALPEWLQWISNVLPASYALEALQQVGAHPELTAVAARDIAIVVGFAALALCLAAATLRRRTP; encoded by the coding sequence ATGCACGTCTCTGGAGGAAGCGTTTCTCACCGTCATCCGGCGCAGCGCCACAGCCGGGAGCGACCGAGCCGACTGAGCCCGGTCGCCTATCTGGCCACCACCGGCCGGATCCTGCGACAACTCGCTGCCGACCATCGCAGCGTGGCGATGATCCTGTTGGTTCCCAGCCTGATCATCACGCTGATGTACTTCATGTTCCAGAACGCCCCCCATGCACCGGGGCAACCGACACCGTTCAACAACGCCTGCCTGATCATGCTCGGCGTCTTTCCACTGATCGTGATGTTCCTGATCACCTCGATCACGATGCAGCGTGAACGTGTCTCAGGAACCCTCGAGCGCATCCTGACCACACCCTTGCGCCGATTCGACCTGCTGGCGGCCTACGGCACCGCGTTCTCGATCGCGGCTGCGGCGCAAGCCACCCTCGCATGCATCGTCTCGTTCTGGTTCCTCGGGCTCCACACCGAGGGCAGCCCTGTTCTGGTGTTCCTGATCGCGATCATCAACGCAGTGCTCGGCGTCGGCCTGGGCCTGTTGTGCAGCGCCTTCGCCCGCACCGAATTTCAGGCCGTGCAGTTCATGCCGATGGTGATCGCGCCGCAGCTGCTGCTGTGCGGCATCATCGTGCCGCGCGCCGCGTTGCCCGAATGGCTGCAGTGGATCAGTAACGTGCTACCGGCCAGCTATGCACTCGAAGCCCTCCAGCAGGTCGGCGCCCACCCGGAGCTGACCGCTGTCGCGGCCCGCGACATCGCGATCGTGGTGGGCTTCGCGGCGCTGGCACTGTGTCTGGCCGCGGCCACGTTGCGCCGTCGAACCCCCTAG
- a CDS encoding TetR/AcrR family transcriptional regulator, translated as MSTDIDSERERKRPGRPAGPSDRRERILASARELFARNGIDKTSIRAIAADAGVDAALVHHYFGTKTQLFAAAIHIPIDPMTVIGKLQEVPVDQLGHTLPSILLPLWDSEIGKGFVATLRSILAGNDVSLVRSFLQDVIIGEIGPRVDNPPGSARVRIQFVASQLVGVAMARYILELDPFASLPVDQIVETIAPTLQRYLTGELPGLP; from the coding sequence GTGAGCACCGACATCGATTCAGAACGCGAACGCAAGCGTCCCGGCCGACCCGCCGGACCGTCGGACAGGCGTGAGCGCATCCTGGCCAGCGCACGGGAATTGTTCGCCCGCAACGGAATCGACAAGACCTCAATCCGTGCCATCGCGGCCGATGCCGGCGTGGACGCCGCCCTGGTGCATCACTACTTCGGTACCAAGACCCAACTCTTCGCTGCCGCTATCCACATTCCCATCGATCCGATGACGGTAATCGGCAAGCTCCAAGAGGTGCCGGTCGACCAACTCGGACACACACTGCCCTCAATCCTGTTGCCGCTGTGGGATTCCGAGATCGGCAAGGGGTTCGTCGCGACCCTACGCTCGATCCTGGCCGGCAACGACGTATCGCTGGTGCGGTCGTTCCTGCAGGACGTCATCATCGGAGAAATCGGCCCCCGGGTGGACAACCCGCCCGGCAGTGCCCGGGTGCGCATCCAGTTCGTCGCCTCGCAATTGGTGGGCGTCGCGATGGCGCGCTACATCCTCGAGCTCGATCCCTTCGCTTCGCTGCCGGTGGACCAGATCGTCGAAACCATCGCTCCCACCCTGCAGCGTTACCTCACCGGCGAACTACCCGGACTCCCCTGA
- a CDS encoding Trm112 family protein: MVDDKLLSILVCPQDRGPLLLAGTDWLYNPRLRRAYRIEDGIPVLLVDEAVAIDDDAEHRRLMELAGSGESG, encoded by the coding sequence GTGGTCGACGACAAGCTTTTGAGCATTCTGGTCTGCCCGCAGGACCGCGGGCCGCTGCTGCTGGCCGGAACAGACTGGCTCTACAACCCCCGGTTGCGGCGCGCATACCGGATCGAGGACGGTATCCCGGTGCTGCTCGTCGACGAGGCCGTGGCGATCGACGACGACGCCGAGCACCGTCGGCTGATGGAACTGGCCGGGTCAGGGGAGTCCGGGTAG